In the Helianthus annuus cultivar XRQ/B chromosome 11, HanXRQr2.0-SUNRISE, whole genome shotgun sequence genome, one interval contains:
- the LOC110889844 gene encoding benzoate carboxyl methyltransferase, giving the protein MALVNILHMNPGDGELSYSNNSLLQETAIRNAVPILKHSIKGIASYGVFKDCITVADLGCSSGTNTLLVVSNIIDIVHEVCQENNRGVPQFQVCLNDLFGNDFNTIFKSLPDFYANLKKNKGEAFGPCFVSAVPGSFYSRLFPNKSLHLVHCATSNHWLSQMPQGVENNGSNIYMAKTSPPNVYQAYGKQFHTDFTKFLRMRSEEVVHGGSMVLTILSRSLVDPASDDSCASIDLLRQSLIDMVKEGLVKGEDINSFNIPLYFPCEDEVRNIIESEGSFSIENLNVFKVNWDPHDTDYTNMNDSNELSQVHGKNTSKVLRVALEPLLVSHFGNSIIHVLFKKYEKHVADHLSKKKTRHFFLTISLTKK; this is encoded by the exons ATGGccttggtaaacatactacatatGAATCCTGGAGATGGGGAATTAAGCTATTCCAATAACTCCTTGCTTCAG GAAACCGCGATACGGAATGCTGTACCAATTTTAAAGCATTCAATCAAGGGTATAGCTAGTTATGGTGTCTTCAAAGATTGTATCACCGTTGCAGATTTAGGATGCTCATCTGGCACAAATACGTTGTTGGTTGTGTCTAATATCATTGATATAGTGCATGAGGTGTGCCAAGAAAATAACCGTGGAGTACCTCAATTTCAAGTTTGTTTAAATGACCTCTTTGGTAATGATTTTAATACTATTTTCAAATCATTACCTGACTTTTATGCAAATCTTAAGAAGAACAAAGGAGAAGCTTTTGGCCCTTGTTTCGTTTCGGCTGTTCCAGGTTCCTTCTACAGCAGACTATTCCCAAACAAAAGTTTGCACCTTGTCCACTGCGCTACTAGTAATCATTGGCTTTCTCAG ATGCCTCAAGGAGTAGAAAATAATGGATCAAATATATACATGGCGAAAACTAGTCCTCCAAATGTATACCAAGCATATGGAAAACAATTTCACACTGATTTCACAAAATTTTTACGAATGCGGTCTGAGGAAGTAGTACATGGTGGAAGCATGGTTTTAACAATTCTTAGTCGAAGTTTAGTTGATCCAGCTTCTGATGATAGTTGTGCATCCATTGACCTACTCAGGCAATCACTTATCGACATGGTCAAAGAG GGATTGGTTAAAGGAGAAGATATTAACTCATTCAATATCCCATTGTATTTTCCATGTGAGGATGAAGTTAGGAACATTATTGAATCTGAGGGATCATTTTCCATTGAAAACTTGAATGTTTTTAAAGTCAATTGGGACCCACATGACACGGATTACACAAACATGAATGATTCTAATGAGCTCAGCCAAGTCCATGGGAAAAACACATCAAAAGTGCTTAGAGTGGCTCTTGAACCATTGTTGGTTTCACATTTCGGAAATTCCATCATTCATGTGTTATTTAAGAAGTATGAGAAACATGTGGCCGACCATCTCTCAAAGAAGAAAACAAGACACTTTTTCTTAACCATTTCATTGACCAAAAAATGA